A DNA window from Maribellus comscasis contains the following coding sequences:
- a CDS encoding sulfatase, giving the protein MKIMIFIAFLSILSSFFSCAKQDIADTKMPKQQKPNVLFICVDDLRPELGCYGKTYIHSPNIDKLAATGAVFTNQYVQVPTCGASRYSLLTGMLPKTGGHLSNEACHNFISGKPETEEPETFIHQLKRNGYYTVGIGKISHYVDGLLYGYTEPVGTEYELPHSWDEMLLNPGKWVTGWNAFFGYADGGNRQSLNRQVKPYEMGNVGDLGYPDGLTAELAVDKLDELAKKEEPFFLAVGFFKPHLPFNAPKKYWDMYEESKLPLSPNPYIPENVNKAGLHSSGEFNGYKLGDEEATLEGPVSDEYARKLRHAYFACVSYTDAQIGKLLDGLDKLGLSENTVVVLWGDHGWHLGDQLVWGKHTIFERALRSAFIIRAPGKTEGRTISKVVSTVDIYPTMLDLCDVEMPHETDGKSIVPLLDNRVASWTEASYGYFRNGISLRTERYRLTKYFRNAKPTVELYDHIADPNETKNIAAEKPEIVKKLTPLWEKGNTGLYNK; this is encoded by the coding sequence ATGAAGATTATGATTTTTATTGCATTTTTATCGATACTCTCTTCTTTTTTTAGTTGTGCAAAACAAGACATTGCTGACACGAAAATGCCGAAACAGCAAAAGCCCAACGTCCTTTTTATCTGTGTGGACGACCTTCGTCCGGAATTGGGGTGCTACGGCAAAACATACATTCATTCCCCAAACATTGATAAGCTGGCTGCTACGGGAGCTGTTTTTACCAATCAGTATGTGCAGGTTCCTACCTGTGGAGCTTCGCGTTACAGCTTATTAACGGGGATGCTTCCAAAAACAGGGGGCCATTTAAGCAATGAAGCCTGCCACAATTTTATTTCAGGAAAACCTGAAACAGAAGAACCTGAAACATTTATCCATCAATTAAAACGAAACGGATATTATACTGTGGGAATAGGAAAAATCAGTCATTATGTGGATGGTTTGTTGTATGGATACACCGAGCCGGTAGGCACAGAATACGAATTGCCACACAGTTGGGATGAAATGTTGCTTAATCCCGGGAAATGGGTTACCGGCTGGAACGCATTTTTCGGATATGCTGACGGCGGTAACCGGCAGAGCCTCAACCGCCAGGTAAAACCTTATGAAATGGGGAATGTGGGTGATTTGGGCTACCCCGATGGATTAACCGCTGAACTGGCAGTGGATAAGTTGGATGAGCTGGCGAAAAAAGAAGAACCATTCTTTTTGGCAGTGGGTTTTTTTAAACCGCATCTTCCTTTTAATGCCCCCAAAAAGTACTGGGATATGTATGAAGAAAGTAAGCTGCCTTTGTCTCCCAATCCTTATATTCCTGAGAATGTAAACAAAGCCGGTTTGCATAGCAGTGGGGAGTTTAATGGGTACAAACTGGGAGATGAGGAAGCCACTCTTGAAGGTCCGGTATCCGATGAATATGCCCGAAAATTAAGACATGCTTATTTTGCCTGTGTAAGTTATACCGATGCCCAAATTGGAAAGCTGCTCGACGGGCTGGATAAATTGGGTCTGTCAGAAAATACAGTGGTTGTATTGTGGGGCGATCATGGCTGGCATTTGGGCGACCAGTTGGTGTGGGGAAAACATACCATTTTTGAACGGGCGCTGAGAAGTGCTTTTATCATCCGGGCCCCGGGAAAGACAGAAGGCAGAACCATCAGCAAAGTGGTTAGTACAGTGGATATTTATCCAACAATGCTGGATTTGTGTGATGTGGAAATGCCCCATGAAACGGATGGCAAAAGTATAGTGCCTTTGCTTGATAATCGTGTAGCCAGTTGGACTGAAGCTTCATATGGCTATTTCCGCAACGGGATTTCTTTACGAACAGAAAGATACCGCCTTACAAAATATTTCAGAAATGCTAAACCAACAGTGGAATTGTATGATCATATTGCAGATCCAAATGAAACAAAAAATATTGCCGCAGAAAAACCGGAAATAGTGAAAAAATTAACCCCTCTCTGGGAGAAGGGTAATACCGGATTATACAATAAATAA
- a CDS encoding co-chaperone GroES → MQKIISLRTEQKIKTMSLVIEEKDLEKFIMVGDRVLVKPKNPTSKTKTGLYLPPTVQENEKIHSGYIVKVGPGYPIPAVAEDDEAWKEKKEDIKYVPLQTHIGDLAIYLNKSGYEIEFNNEKYIILPHSAILMIIRDENLFE, encoded by the coding sequence ATGCAGAAAATTATATCTTTGCGCACGGAACAAAAAATCAAAACGATGTCATTGGTAATTGAAGAAAAAGATCTGGAAAAATTTATCATGGTGGGCGATCGGGTTTTGGTAAAACCCAAAAATCCTACCAGTAAAACAAAAACAGGTTTGTATTTACCTCCAACGGTTCAGGAAAATGAGAAAATTCACAGTGGTTACATTGTAAAGGTCGGCCCCGGATATCCCATTCCTGCTGTTGCTGAAGACGATGAAGCCTGGAAGGAGAAAAAGGAAGACATAAAATACGTTCCCTTACAAACTCATATTGGCGACCTGGCCATTTACCTGAATAAAAGCGGCTATGAAATAGAGTTTAACAATGAAAAATACATTATTTTGCCACACTCTGCTATTTTGATGATAATAAGAGATGAAAACTTATTTGAGTAG
- a CDS encoding porin family protein: MKKILVFTLLLFSASLMQAQNDFVTETDWGIRLGGNVSRVSFDPVQEQTYNIGFHGGLVFRHISQKNLGIQIELNYMQGGWNETLANPNDYSRHLNYIQLPFLSHFNIGRGKTRVFFNIGPYVSYLLSESEKMDLISEEEVKEYYGTDIDNHLEYGVSGAFGLSRRSSVGIFQIEGRVSQSMINIFRSDSEPFSGSLNQIGEISLIYYLNFDQPKNEE, from the coding sequence ATGAAAAAAATATTGGTTTTTACGCTTCTGCTGTTTTCAGCATCGTTGATGCAGGCGCAAAATGATTTTGTAACAGAAACCGACTGGGGAATCCGACTGGGAGGAAATGTATCACGCGTGTCTTTTGACCCGGTGCAGGAGCAAACCTACAATATCGGGTTTCATGGCGGCCTTGTATTTCGTCACATATCGCAGAAAAATCTGGGAATTCAGATTGAGTTAAACTATATGCAGGGCGGCTGGAATGAAACCCTGGCAAATCCCAATGATTATTCCAGACATTTAAACTATATCCAACTCCCGTTTCTTTCTCATTTTAATATCGGGCGCGGTAAAACAAGAGTTTTTTTTAATATCGGACCCTATGTATCTTATCTTCTTTCCGAAAGTGAAAAAATGGATTTAATAAGTGAAGAGGAAGTAAAAGAATATTATGGTACAGATATAGATAATCATCTGGAGTATGGAGTAAGCGGGGCTTTTGGACTTTCAAGGCGTTCATCGGTAGGAATATTTCAGATTGAAGGAAGAGTCAGTCAAAGTATGATAAATATCTTTAGAAGTGATTCGGAGCCTTTTAGCGGTTCCCTGAATCAAATAGGTGAAATCAGCCTGATATATTACCTCAATTTTGATCAACCTAAAAATGAGGAATAG
- a CDS encoding aminotransferase class I/II-fold pyridoxal phosphate-dependent enzyme encodes MNPQAEELNVIIREKSTTVYELLSERGKNIFFPKKGILGQTAEAKGTKINATIGAAIEDDGTPMRLDTIASKINMDPSLVFPYAPSFGRPDIRAKWKSMIYEKNPSLKDVELSLPVVANALTHGVSMAGYMFLDEGDEVIVPDLFWGNYNLMLNHAYGANLVKFNLFKAGAFDLEAFEAKLNEGGIGKKAVILNFPNNPSGYTPTVDEYNSIVDIIKKAAEKGNKIVVFSDDAYFGLVYEEGIAEESIFSALCRLHENVLAVKIDGATKEDYVWGFRVGFVTYGIKGGDAALYGALESKTAGAIRGSISNSANISQSLLLAAFNSPEYGEQKVAKFNIMKKRYDAVKETLTDKKYKEYFEAIPYNSGYFMCIQLAEGLAGETIRKILIDKYSIGTISLGNVLRIAYSAVAAKDVKEMFEGIYSACKDSIAARS; translated from the coding sequence ATGAATCCACAGGCCGAGGAACTTAATGTTATCATCAGAGAAAAAAGTACAACGGTTTACGAACTTCTCTCCGAAAGGGGAAAAAACATTTTCTTTCCGAAAAAGGGCATCCTTGGACAGACTGCCGAAGCCAAGGGCACCAAAATAAATGCGACCATTGGTGCTGCCATTGAAGACGATGGAACCCCGATGCGTCTGGACACCATCGCCTCAAAAATTAACATGGATCCTTCGCTGGTTTTTCCATATGCACCAAGTTTTGGGCGCCCCGATATCAGGGCAAAATGGAAAAGTATGATTTATGAAAAAAACCCGTCGTTAAAAGATGTGGAATTAAGTTTGCCTGTGGTTGCCAATGCATTGACTCATGGTGTTAGTATGGCGGGATATATGTTTTTGGACGAGGGGGATGAAGTGATTGTTCCCGACCTTTTCTGGGGGAATTATAACCTGATGCTTAATCATGCCTATGGGGCCAATCTTGTAAAATTTAACCTGTTTAAAGCGGGCGCATTTGACCTGGAAGCTTTTGAGGCCAAATTAAATGAAGGCGGAATTGGTAAAAAAGCTGTTATCCTGAATTTTCCAAACAATCCGTCGGGATATACGCCAACGGTTGACGAGTATAACTCCATTGTTGACATTATTAAAAAGGCGGCTGAAAAAGGAAACAAAATTGTAGTTTTCTCCGACGATGCCTATTTTGGTTTGGTTTATGAAGAAGGGATTGCAGAAGAAAGTATTTTTAGTGCACTTTGCCGGCTTCACGAAAATGTGCTTGCTGTAAAAATCGATGGGGCAACCAAAGAAGATTATGTTTGGGGTTTCCGTGTTGGTTTTGTTACCTACGGAATTAAAGGTGGTGATGCTGCGTTGTACGGAGCACTGGAATCAAAAACGGCCGGAGCAATTCGCGGAAGCATTTCCAATTCGGCAAATATTTCTCAGTCGTTGCTGCTGGCTGCTTTTAACAGCCCGGAATACGGCGAACAGAAAGTGGCGAAATTCAACATCATGAAAAAAAGATATGATGCTGTTAAAGAAACACTAACAGACAAAAAATACAAGGAGTATTTTGAAGCCATCCCCTATAACTCGGGATATTTTATGTGTATCCAACTGGCTGAAGGTCTGGCTGGTGAAACCATTCGAAAAATACTCATCGACAAATACAGCATTGGTACCATAAGTTTAGGTAATGTTCTTCGTATTGCCTACTCTGCTGTGGCCGCTAAAGACGTAAAAGAAATGTTTGAAGGAATTTACAGTGCCTGTAAAGACAGTATTGCCGCCAGGAGCTAA